The proteins below come from a single Oncorhynchus gorbuscha isolate QuinsamMale2020 ecotype Even-year linkage group LG12, OgorEven_v1.0, whole genome shotgun sequence genomic window:
- the LOC123990610 gene encoding Krueppel-like factor 11 → MLTFTPPLISEQPCRWPPSLPQADVMDIRVMMMERNRHDSEQSCCSTFQYHDLEAAEALVSMSSWGQRSANDKPRPLTPTSDSCDSLLLHPEIIESPKDPVALSSLCMTPPHSPSFTETATTTAVLTTSFASSGPRPVLTRPRLCAGLPCENALLLDQRPDTVPILKSSGAPELPSRAMVTSVIRHTADRALTQHSNNIPPQSLIGQHTDTNSNRNPTATLLAEAVPMQTEPQSCSTGLCVKVEKDQGSPSLPDCSTGPSTTPTQRSPSQATAISQSSPPIPSSQVLCQVFPVNGRTGMISAFVQAGPVQMTQGGGKPILPQSPSFPQSLQLVGSSVTQGTVMFVVPQPPVSQASSCAQTVMTLGNTKLLPLAPAPVYMPSGQSSNATQADFSRRRNYVCNFPGCKKTYFKSSHLKAHLRTHTGEKPFSCHWEGCDKKFARSDELSRHRRTHTGEKKFVCNVCDRRFMRSDHLTKHARRHMTSKRTSTWPAEVRDLHKMTVSKGLSSGSKLPLSVLVPSPN, encoded by the exons ATGCTGACTTTTACACCACCCCTGATTTCAGAGCAACCTTGTCGG tggcctccctccctccctcaggctgATGTAATGGACATCAGGGTGATGATGATGGAGAGGAACAGGCACGACAGTGAGCAGTCCTGCTGCAGCACCTTCCAGTACCATGACCTGGAGGCCGCTGAGGCACTTGTCAGCATGAGTTCCTGGGGACAAAGGTCAGCAAACGACAAGCCACGCCCCCTGACCCCTACCTCGGACTCCtgtgactctctcctcctccaccctgagATCATCGAGTCCCCCAAGGACCCGGTTGCACTCTCATCGCTG TGCATGACCCCCCCTCACAGCCCCAGCTTTACCGAGACCGCTACCACAACAGCTGTCCTCACCACCTCATTTGCCAGCTCAGGCCCCAGACCAGTCTTAACCCGGCCTAGACTCTGTGCAGGTCTTCCCTGCGAAAATGCCCTTCTCCTGGACCAACGACCTGATACGGTCCCCATCTTAAAGAGCTCTGGAGCTCCAGAGCTGCCCAGCAGAGCCATGGTGACCAGCGTCATCCGGCACACTGCTGACAGAGCCCTCACACAGCACAGCAACAACATTCCACCTCAGTCCCTCATAGGGCAGCACACAGACACCAACTCCAACAGAAACCCTACTGCAACCCTTCTGGCTGAGGCCGTTCCTATGCAGACTGAACCACAGAGCTGCAGCACTGGTCTGTGTGTTAAGGTAGAGAAGGATCAAGGCAGTCCATCCTTACCTGACTGCAGCACAGGCCCCTCTACTACTCCTACCCAAAGGTCCCCATCCCAGGCCACCGCCATCTCCCAGTCCTCACCACCCATTCCCAGCTCCCAGGTCCTCTGCCAGGTATTTCCAGTCAATGGGCGGACAGGGATGATCTCTGCATTCGTCCAGGCAGGCCCAGTCCAGATGACCCAGGGGGGGGGCAAGCCCATACTACCCCAGTCACCCTCCTTCCCCCAGTCGCTGCAGCTTGTGGGCTCCTCTGTGACTCAGGGGACAGTGATGTTTGTGGTTCCCCAGCCCCCCGTGTCCCAGGCTTCGTCGTGCGCACAGACTGTAATGACCCTGGGTAACACTAAGCTTCTGCCCTTGGCCCCAGCTCCAGTTTACATGCCCTCAGGGCAGAGCAGCAATGCCACACAAGCAGACTTCTCCCGCAGACGGAACTACGTCTGCAACTTCCCCGGCTGTAAAAAGACCTACTTCAAAAGTTCACACCTCAAGGCTCATCTCAGAACTCACACTG GTGAGAAACCATTCAGCTGCCACTGGGAGGGCTGCGACAAGAAGTTTGCCCGCTCCGACGAGCTCTCCCGCCACAGGCGAACACACACCGGTGAGAAGAAGTTTGTGTGTAACGTGTGCGATCGGCGCTTCATGCGCAGCGACCACTTGACCAAGCATGCTCGCCGACACATGACCTCCAAGAGGACCTCCACTTGGCCGGCTGAAGTCCGCGACCTCCACAAGATGACGGTATCTAAGGGCCTGTCGAGTGGCTCCAAACTTCCTCTCAGTGTGCTGGTCCCTTCGCCCAATTAG